The bacterium genome contains a region encoding:
- a CDS encoding MFS transporter, protein MLCETARNSLQLAATRVGVGTCEAGSSPPSHSMIANFYPPEDRATAIFATGANMGILVGFLTGGWISQLHGWRAAFFIAGLPGLLLAVWVRFSLREPPRGHSEARTSEATDQAAPSVWTAFAFMRNRRSLRHIVIGTTLN, encoded by the coding sequence GGCTACCCGCGTCGGCGTCGGAACGTGCGAGGCAGGTTCGAGTCCACCCAGCCACTCGATGATTGCGAACTTCTACCCGCCCGAAGATCGGGCGACGGCCATCTTCGCAACCGGTGCGAATATGGGCATTCTCGTGGGATTCTTGACGGGAGGCTGGATCAGCCAACTCCATGGCTGGCGCGCGGCCTTTTTCATCGCGGGCTTGCCGGGACTGCTCCTTGCGGTATGGGTCCGCTTCAGCTTGCGCGAGCCACCACGCGGACACTCCGAAGCCCGCACCTCTGAAGCAACTGATCAGGCGGCGCCATCTGTTTGGACGGCGTTCGCATTCATGCGGAACCGGCGCTCACTTCGGCACATCGTCATCGGCACTACCCTCAACTGA
- a CDS encoding ABC transporter ATP-binding protein: MHLSHDVLAPVLVEGVSKTYERSGLRVAALSDVTLRVPAGEFLVVRGRSGSGKTTLLELIAGMLEPSDGKVIVAGTEIGNLSVDERALFRRRNIGVIYQFFNLVPTLSVDHNIALPLLLDGARMKTVRGRVAELMDRLGIWDLAARDVDELSGGEMQRVAIARSLIIDPVLILADEPTGNLDSRTGSDVLSLFSEINRKGDTTIVMMTHDPEATGCADRVVVLGDGRVERDSADRSDF, encoded by the coding sequence GTGCACTTGTCACATGATGTGCTCGCGCCAGTACTCGTAGAAGGGGTCTCGAAGACGTACGAACGTTCGGGACTGCGTGTCGCAGCGCTATCCGACGTCACGCTACGAGTTCCCGCGGGCGAATTCCTGGTCGTTCGCGGCCGAAGCGGCAGCGGGAAGACTACCCTGCTCGAACTGATCGCCGGAATGCTGGAGCCGAGCGACGGAAAGGTGATCGTCGCAGGTACCGAAATCGGAAACCTGTCCGTCGACGAGCGCGCGCTCTTCCGACGGCGAAACATTGGCGTCATCTACCAGTTCTTCAACCTCGTACCCACGCTGAGCGTGGATCACAACATCGCATTGCCGTTGCTCCTGGACGGAGCTCGAATGAAGACCGTCAGAGGACGCGTCGCGGAGTTGATGGATCGACTTGGAATTTGGGATCTAGCCGCAAGAGACGTTGATGAACTGTCCGGCGGCGAGATGCAACGGGTCGCCATCGCAAGGTCACTGATTATCGATCCCGTATTGATCCTCGCAGATGAACCAACGGGTAATCTGGACTCCAGGACAGGCAGTGATGTTCTCTCGCTCTTCTCTGAAATCAATCGAAAGGGTGATACGACGATTGTCATGATGACGCACGACCCGGAAGCCACGGGTTGCGCAGATCGCGTAGTCGTACTCGGTGACGGTCGAGTTGAAAGAGATTCCGCCGATCGGTCGGACTTTTGA
- a CDS encoding MFS transporter, giving the protein MAWLPAFLACSFSMSAGSIGTWLALIIGIAGGAGTFLGGCYGDRLARRGVRWSRGSARNPYATSLLLLGFVNIWAAAHFFWVRERSHRISRARSDQRPAPSHQ; this is encoded by the coding sequence GTGGCCTGGTTACCGGCCTTCCTGGCGTGCTCGTTCAGCATGAGCGCGGGCTCGATCGGCACCTGGCTGGCACTGATCATCGGGATTGCGGGCGGCGCGGGTACCTTCCTCGGCGGTTGCTACGGGGACCGCTTGGCGCGACGGGGCGTGCGCTGGAGCCGAGGTTCAGCCCGGAATCCCTACGCTACGTCTCTTTTGCTCTTGGGCTTTGTGAACATCTGGGCGGCCGCGCACTTTTTCTGGGTGCGCGAACGCTCGCATAGGATCTCGCGCGCGCGGAGTGATCAGCGCCCTGCCCCGAGCCATCAATGA